One genomic window of Polyangium aurulentum includes the following:
- a CDS encoding AAA family ATPase — protein MTRLEEVTITEELERTPASRLFRGHRDRDRVPVRVKVLRTEFNRVADVASFKHDYERLSRLEAPGVVRVDGFEQTSDGMAVVLAEVEGEPLSTRARRPLGARELLDLAVPLTEALGAIHAAGVVHRGLTPASVIVDASGRPTIASFGVDATLTRENDALYEPQFVAETLPYFAPEQTGRMNRGVDERADLYSLGVLLYTLSTGQPPFRSEDPMELIHAHLALAPEPPSKLAGDVPRPLEAIVMKLLEKNAEDRYQSAAALLADLKECRQRLRADGGIDDFPIGAQHERGRLELRSKLYGREKDVAQLVGSFERVLGGAREIALVSGYSGVGKSSLVAEMLKPLARARGYYIAGKYDQLNREAPYSAILQAFDGLVRTILCESERRVRAWKEALIAALGANAQVVCEVLPSLAHVLGSLPPAPALGPVEAQNRFSLAIRRFISVFARRAHPLVLFLDDLQWADTASLRLLTTILLDDDIEALFFTGAYRDNEVNAAHPLRTALADLKKGGLELREIVLGPLRLEHVKELLADGLRAPSPEGAAEIVLQKTGGNPFFVRQLLRSLHESGVIQPGPGGSFRWSSLDAIAARPDMASVVDLMIGALRHLPVATQEALELGAAIGSPFELGTLSTVVECSPEEAYCRLAPAVEAGLLSRAGERYRFAHDKIQEAAYSMLAEAERTASHLRIGRLLSKRADAQSLFDAAGHLNSARELLLDVDERLALCRMNLAAAERAEGSAAFSAALRYLEHGMALLPETAWEEHYALSLRYFMKKGEMEVLCERHAQALETLGAAFDHARDRLDRTRVRRLRMNAYILKNDLPAALDEGIAALEPFGILLSRTPSSEESNAELDATLAALEGRPIESLIDLPLLDDPEIVALQDVIEDMLTPCYFVSPNNYEITVAKMVQHALGHGLSKHTIYSFVNFGMFLCVRGDIDRGYQFGQLAVRVSERYPDKKSEAMLCNMWGAFVQHWKEPYSRYKENFPRGVHAGLETGQYVWAFYNATNIPTNSLLRGASLSEVLAEATALLPVCKLDVSGGFTWIARAAAQIAQNLSSPSERGDKLVGEWIDIDVIRSGASAMGNRATVFFTDNMTILHDVFQGRYAEAAEIALRAEHDNPSVVSWHVSVVYHFYGPLALLLASDDASPEVRARNLALAEASSEKLARWAEHCPENHRHRSLLLRAEIARVRGDRMAAIDLYDEGIAAASAGRFVQDEALGNELCARYYLRLGKTKVARTYLNEAHALYGLWGAGAATSRLEKSFLSLLPRGPKSSQSGSPSDGRAPAQALDVHATIKAMHAISSEVVLSRLLESLLRIAIESAGATRGVLILRENDDLLIQAEEDIQRGKSALLEGVHLDSREDLSKGIVHYVARTGENVVLGDAERAEQFSGDPWLSTGKARSLLAAPVGKRGRVVGVLYLENELAAFAFTPERVELLRMLSTQMAISIENALLYASLERKVQDRTAALEKAHAEIVTLSDEQQRSQAEMLAQSQSLIERQKELIRALSTPILQVWDGVLALPLIGSLDGQRAADITERLLARVASSGTRHAIVDVTGVDTLDGQAAELLVRIGRAVQLLGARAMITGLHANAARTLVSHCVDLQGIETRANLRDGLRLCLRRLG, from the coding sequence ATGACCCGCCTCGAGGAAGTGACCATTACGGAAGAGCTCGAACGGACCCCTGCGTCACGGCTGTTTCGTGGTCACAGGGACAGGGACCGCGTCCCCGTGCGCGTCAAGGTGCTGCGCACCGAATTCAACCGCGTCGCCGACGTCGCCAGCTTCAAGCACGATTACGAGCGCCTCTCGCGCCTCGAGGCCCCCGGCGTCGTCCGGGTCGACGGCTTCGAGCAGACCAGCGACGGCATGGCCGTGGTCCTCGCCGAGGTCGAGGGCGAGCCGCTCTCGACGCGCGCAAGGCGCCCTCTCGGCGCGCGAGAGCTGCTGGACCTCGCCGTCCCGCTCACGGAGGCGCTCGGCGCGATACACGCGGCCGGCGTCGTTCACCGGGGGCTGACGCCGGCGAGCGTCATCGTCGACGCGAGCGGCCGCCCCACCATCGCGAGCTTCGGCGTGGACGCGACGCTGACCCGCGAGAACGACGCGCTCTACGAGCCGCAATTCGTCGCCGAGACCCTGCCCTACTTCGCCCCCGAGCAGACCGGGCGCATGAACCGGGGCGTCGACGAGCGAGCCGACCTGTATTCGCTCGGGGTGCTGCTGTACACGCTCTCGACCGGCCAGCCGCCATTTCGATCCGAGGACCCGATGGAGCTCATCCACGCGCACCTCGCCCTCGCGCCCGAGCCGCCCTCGAAGCTCGCCGGCGACGTGCCTCGGCCGCTCGAGGCCATCGTGATGAAGCTCCTCGAAAAGAACGCCGAGGACCGCTACCAGAGCGCCGCGGCCCTGCTGGCCGACCTGAAGGAGTGCCGGCAGAGGCTGCGCGCCGATGGCGGCATCGACGATTTCCCGATCGGTGCCCAGCACGAGCGCGGCCGATTGGAGCTGCGCAGCAAGCTCTACGGCCGCGAGAAGGACGTGGCGCAGCTCGTCGGGTCCTTCGAGCGGGTGCTCGGCGGGGCGCGCGAGATCGCGCTCGTATCGGGCTATTCCGGGGTCGGCAAATCGTCGCTGGTCGCGGAGATGCTGAAGCCGCTCGCGCGAGCGAGGGGCTATTACATCGCGGGCAAGTACGACCAGCTCAACCGCGAGGCGCCCTATAGCGCGATCCTCCAGGCGTTCGACGGGCTCGTCCGGACGATCCTCTGCGAGAGCGAGCGGCGCGTCCGCGCGTGGAAGGAGGCGCTCATCGCCGCGCTCGGCGCGAATGCGCAGGTCGTTTGCGAGGTGCTCCCGTCGCTCGCGCACGTCCTCGGGAGCCTGCCGCCCGCGCCCGCGCTCGGGCCCGTCGAGGCCCAGAATCGCTTCTCGCTCGCGATTCGCAGGTTCATCTCGGTCTTCGCGCGGCGCGCCCACCCGCTCGTGCTCTTCCTCGACGACCTGCAATGGGCGGACACGGCGAGCCTGCGCCTGCTCACGACGATCCTGCTCGACGACGACATCGAGGCCCTCTTCTTCACGGGCGCTTACCGCGACAACGAGGTGAACGCCGCGCACCCCCTCCGCACGGCGCTCGCGGACCTGAAAAAGGGAGGCCTCGAATTGCGGGAGATCGTGCTCGGTCCGCTCCGGCTCGAGCACGTGAAAGAGCTGCTCGCCGACGGCCTGCGCGCGCCGAGCCCCGAGGGCGCGGCCGAGATCGTCCTGCAAAAGACGGGGGGCAATCCGTTCTTCGTGCGGCAGCTCTTGCGGTCGCTGCACGAGTCCGGGGTGATCCAGCCCGGGCCGGGAGGATCGTTCCGCTGGAGCTCGCTCGACGCAATCGCCGCGCGGCCGGACATGGCCAGCGTGGTGGATCTGATGATTGGCGCGCTCCGGCACTTGCCCGTGGCCACGCAGGAGGCGCTCGAGCTCGGCGCGGCCATTGGCAGCCCCTTCGAGCTGGGCACGCTGAGCACGGTGGTCGAATGCTCGCCGGAGGAGGCGTACTGCCGGCTCGCCCCGGCGGTCGAGGCGGGGCTGCTCTCGCGCGCCGGGGAGCGATACCGATTCGCCCACGACAAGATCCAGGAGGCGGCCTATTCGATGCTCGCCGAGGCCGAGCGGACCGCCTCCCACCTCCGGATCGGGCGCCTATTGTCGAAGAGGGCCGACGCGCAGAGCCTCTTCGACGCCGCGGGCCATTTGAATAGCGCGCGCGAGCTGCTCCTCGACGTCGACGAGCGCCTCGCGCTGTGCCGGATGAACCTCGCCGCGGCCGAGCGGGCCGAGGGATCGGCCGCGTTCTCGGCCGCGCTGCGCTACCTCGAGCACGGCATGGCCCTCCTCCCGGAGACCGCCTGGGAAGAGCATTACGCGCTGTCGCTTCGCTACTTCATGAAGAAGGGCGAGATGGAGGTGCTTTGCGAGCGCCACGCGCAGGCGCTCGAGACGCTCGGAGCGGCCTTCGATCACGCCCGAGACCGCCTCGATCGAACCCGGGTCCGGCGGCTGCGGATGAACGCGTATATCCTGAAGAACGACCTGCCCGCCGCGCTGGACGAGGGTATCGCGGCGCTCGAGCCCTTCGGCATCTTGCTGTCGCGCACGCCGAGCAGCGAGGAGAGCAATGCCGAGCTCGACGCGACGCTCGCCGCGCTCGAAGGTCGCCCGATCGAATCGCTGATCGACCTGCCGCTCCTCGACGACCCCGAGATCGTGGCGCTCCAGGACGTCATCGAGGACATGCTCACGCCGTGCTACTTCGTATCGCCGAACAACTACGAAATCACGGTCGCGAAGATGGTCCAGCATGCGCTGGGGCACGGGCTGTCGAAGCACACGATCTATTCGTTCGTGAATTTCGGGATGTTCCTGTGCGTCCGGGGGGACATCGATCGGGGCTACCAGTTCGGCCAGCTCGCCGTGCGGGTCAGCGAGCGCTATCCGGACAAGAAATCCGAAGCCATGCTCTGCAACATGTGGGGCGCGTTCGTCCAGCACTGGAAGGAGCCCTATTCCAGGTACAAGGAGAACTTCCCGCGGGGTGTGCACGCGGGGCTCGAGACGGGCCAGTACGTCTGGGCCTTTTACAATGCGACGAACATCCCCACGAACAGCCTGCTCCGGGGCGCGAGCCTGTCGGAGGTCCTCGCCGAGGCGACGGCGCTCCTGCCGGTGTGCAAGCTCGATGTCTCGGGCGGCTTCACGTGGATCGCGCGCGCCGCGGCCCAGATCGCGCAGAACCTGTCCTCCCCGTCCGAGCGCGGCGACAAGCTCGTGGGGGAATGGATCGACATCGACGTCATCCGGAGCGGGGCGAGCGCGATGGGGAATCGCGCCACGGTGTTCTTCACCGATAACATGACGATCCTTCACGACGTCTTCCAGGGCAGGTACGCCGAGGCGGCGGAGATCGCCCTGCGGGCCGAGCACGACAACCCTTCCGTCGTGAGCTGGCACGTGAGCGTCGTCTATCACTTCTATGGCCCCCTGGCGCTGCTCCTCGCCTCGGACGACGCCTCGCCCGAGGTGCGCGCGAGAAACCTGGCCCTCGCCGAGGCGTCGTCCGAAAAGCTCGCGCGCTGGGCCGAGCATTGCCCGGAAAACCACCGGCACCGCTCGCTTCTCCTGCGCGCCGAGATCGCCCGCGTGCGCGGCGACCGCATGGCGGCCATCGATCTCTACGACGAGGGCATCGCGGCGGCGTCCGCCGGGCGATTCGTGCAGGACGAGGCGCTCGGAAACGAGCTTTGCGCGCGCTATTACCTGCGCCTCGGAAAGACGAAGGTCGCGCGCACGTACCTGAACGAGGCGCATGCGCTCTATGGCCTCTGGGGGGCGGGTGCGGCCACGAGCCGCCTCGAAAAGAGCTTCCTCTCGCTCCTGCCGCGAGGCCCGAAGAGCTCGCAATCAGGCTCGCCCAGCGACGGGCGCGCCCCCGCCCAGGCGCTCGACGTGCACGCGACCATCAAGGCCATGCACGCCATCTCCAGCGAGGTCGTGCTCTCGCGCCTGCTCGAGAGCCTCTTGCGCATCGCGATCGAGAGCGCCGGGGCGACGCGGGGGGTGTTGATCCTCAGGGAAAACGACGATCTCTTGATCCAGGCCGAGGAGGACATCCAGCGGGGGAAGTCCGCCCTGCTCGAGGGCGTGCACCTCGACAGCCGCGAGGATCTTTCGAAGGGAATCGTGCATTACGTGGCGAGGACGGGCGAGAACGTCGTCCTCGGGGACGCCGAGCGCGCGGAGCAGTTCTCTGGCGATCCATGGCTATCCACGGGCAAGGCGCGGTCGCTCCTCGCGGCGCCCGTCGGCAAGCGCGGGCGCGTCGTGGGCGTGCTCTATCTCGAGAACGAGCTGGCCGCCTTCGCGTTCACGCCCGAGCGCGTGGAGCTGCTCCGGATGCTCTCCACGCAGATGGCCATATCGATCGAGAATGCGCTGCTCTACGCGAGCCTCGAACGAAAGGTGCAGGACCGGACCGCCGCCCTCGAGAAGGCGCACGCCGAGATCGTGACCTTGAGCGACGAGCAGCAGCGCAGCCAGGCCGAGATGCTCGCGCAGAGCCAGTCCCTCATCGAGCGCCAGAAAGAGCTCATTCGCGCGCTCTCGACGCCCATTCTCCAGGTCTGGGACGGCGTCCTCGCGCTGCCCCTCATCGGCTCGCTCGACGGCCAGCGCGCCGCGGACATCACGGAGCGGCTGCTCGCGCGGGTCGCGAGCTCGGGGACGCGCCACGCGATCGTCGACGTGACCGGCGTCGACACGCTGGACGGGCAGGCCGCCGAGCTGCTCGTGCGCATCGGCCGCGCCGTGCAGCTCCTCGGGGCGCGGGCGATGATCACGGGCCTGCACGCGAACGCCGCCCGGACGCTCGTCTCCCATTGCGTCGACCTGCAAGGGATCGAGACGCGCGCCAACCTGCGCGACGGGCTCAGGCTCTGCCTGCGGCGCCTCGGTTGA
- a CDS encoding amino acid adenylation domain-containing protein, whose product MNILSKRVEELPREQLNALSAKLLAKRQDTAVTEQEAYDRAETVWGMIEKQAKAHPEQTAIIDGETEIDYARLTERANAIAGELLARGVGPGSLVGVCMRRTWELVAALVGVLRAGCTYVPLDPAYPRERVRYILEHARAMGAIVDHESMAVLCEGVPELVRLDEVGARTADGVAGPSARDLAYIIYTSGSTGRPKGVAVEHRSVVAMSRSMRNLLDDEELAGVLAAASVCFDPSVMEILGTLSLGGTVVLAENALKLLELPSANRVRTCIMVPSAMQALLATGRLPEGIRCLVFGGEVLKRSLVDQLHAQEPRPRVVNVYGPTESTVYSTATEVSAGAETITIGKPVSSARSYILNDSMQPVPVGVPGELYLAGDQLARGYLHDEALTKERFIAVDPTGPIPEERLYRTGDLCRWREDGEIEFLGRVDQQVKIRGFRVELEEIESTLESMDGVNGAAAAVVDGGRDQKVLVVYVVTRDAAVTREAARAYLAERLPKYMLPQVVMHLEALPRLPNGKLDRKQLPKPEVHCDHDGHADPAPHAGAGGLVHRLAGLSKDERHAALLSIIRGEISSLLRLRDPAQVPPDRSLDDLGLDSLSAVELSNRLAAITGRKLPASAVIERSTPAAVADHILDAMGSVTEHGSTKKARGGASDTLGRFQAQMQSSHPPFLAAKAPSWSATDKGTLVRELKRLVSRAGRDPYSKLLRTGSAHRGVVANADTEEEREAIVWTTNLYLGLNRDPEVIAEARSALERLGAGMGTSAAASGLTDLHLEFERAFAELVGKPAACLFPTGFTANVGVVASLLGENDVVVMDQLCHASIVDGARLSGATMRTFRHNDPSDLESVLASVASPYRTVLVVLESVYSMGEGAAPVSDIVLTAKKYDALVLVDEAHSFGFYGPRGAGLCASQGVADKVDFIMTTLSKSLGSLGGVVAAREEHIALLKSSARAYIFQAAVSPADIAAALAALRRLSADDALRERLWGTTAYMRKRFSEAGYDLGTGDGPIVTPHFADKDKLYAIVRGLYERGVHTSAVTYPIVESGRGRLRFICSASHTREDVDRTLEALIDAEREAEGERQALEDRASGESDGSSDAHPGRADVEAWAKAFSAYLKEALARGPGPTPELAVSVGLPEGGAPITIVIHARDVTLRDHETTDMPFCTLLPVDSRAVTSLCSSDVQGLLQGICKGACVLHGQVEPFLWLIARMVDWQRDASRGR is encoded by the coding sequence ATGAACATCCTCTCGAAGCGCGTGGAAGAGCTACCACGCGAGCAGCTCAATGCCCTTTCGGCGAAGCTTTTGGCCAAACGCCAGGATACGGCCGTAACGGAGCAGGAGGCGTACGACCGGGCGGAGACGGTCTGGGGGATGATCGAGAAGCAGGCGAAGGCGCATCCGGAGCAGACGGCGATCATCGATGGCGAGACGGAGATCGATTACGCGCGTCTGACGGAACGGGCGAACGCGATTGCAGGCGAGCTTTTGGCGCGGGGCGTGGGGCCGGGGTCGTTGGTCGGCGTGTGCATGCGCCGCACGTGGGAGCTCGTGGCGGCTCTGGTAGGTGTATTGCGAGCGGGGTGCACGTACGTGCCATTGGATCCGGCGTACCCGCGGGAGCGGGTGCGCTACATTCTGGAGCACGCTCGTGCAATGGGCGCCATCGTGGACCACGAGAGTATGGCAGTGCTCTGCGAGGGGGTCCCCGAGCTCGTACGGCTCGATGAGGTCGGGGCGCGGACGGCGGACGGCGTGGCTGGGCCCTCGGCGAGGGACCTGGCGTATATCATCTATACATCAGGCTCGACAGGACGACCGAAGGGGGTCGCCGTCGAACATCGAAGCGTCGTCGCGATGAGCCGGTCCATGCGCAATTTGCTGGACGACGAGGAGCTGGCGGGTGTGCTGGCGGCGGCCTCCGTCTGCTTCGATCCCTCGGTCATGGAGATCCTGGGCACGTTATCCCTTGGCGGCACGGTGGTGCTGGCGGAGAACGCGCTGAAGCTGCTGGAATTGCCGTCGGCGAACCGGGTGAGGACGTGCATCATGGTCCCGTCGGCGATGCAGGCATTGCTCGCGACCGGACGGCTGCCCGAGGGAATCCGGTGCCTCGTCTTTGGAGGCGAAGTGCTGAAACGGTCGCTGGTGGACCAGCTTCACGCGCAGGAGCCAAGGCCGCGGGTGGTCAACGTCTATGGGCCGACCGAGAGCACGGTCTATTCGACGGCGACCGAGGTCTCTGCAGGTGCGGAGACGATTACGATCGGCAAGCCGGTCTCGAGCGCTCGGTCCTACATCCTGAACGATTCCATGCAGCCGGTTCCCGTTGGGGTCCCAGGAGAGCTGTACCTGGCGGGAGACCAGCTTGCGCGCGGGTATCTGCACGACGAGGCGCTCACGAAGGAGCGGTTCATCGCGGTGGATCCGACCGGGCCGATTCCGGAGGAGCGGCTGTACAGAACAGGAGATCTATGCCGGTGGAGGGAAGACGGCGAGATCGAGTTCCTGGGCCGGGTCGACCAGCAGGTGAAGATCCGAGGCTTCCGGGTGGAGCTGGAAGAGATCGAATCGACGCTGGAGTCGATGGACGGCGTGAACGGCGCAGCGGCGGCGGTCGTGGACGGGGGGCGCGACCAGAAGGTGCTCGTGGTGTATGTCGTGACGCGGGACGCGGCGGTGACGCGTGAGGCGGCGCGCGCGTACCTGGCGGAGCGGCTGCCGAAGTACATGCTGCCTCAGGTCGTGATGCACCTCGAGGCGCTGCCCCGGTTGCCCAACGGCAAGCTCGACCGCAAGCAGCTCCCGAAACCGGAGGTCCATTGCGATCATGACGGACACGCAGACCCCGCCCCCCACGCCGGCGCCGGCGGCCTGGTGCACCGTCTGGCGGGCCTCTCCAAGGACGAGCGGCATGCGGCCCTGCTATCGATCATCAGGGGCGAAATCTCATCGCTCCTCCGTCTTCGTGATCCCGCGCAAGTGCCGCCGGACCGCTCCTTGGACGACCTGGGCCTCGACTCGTTGAGCGCGGTGGAGCTGAGCAATCGGCTCGCCGCGATCACAGGTCGAAAACTGCCGGCGTCGGCAGTCATCGAGCGCTCGACGCCCGCTGCCGTGGCCGATCACATCCTCGACGCGATGGGCAGCGTCACGGAGCATGGGTCGACGAAGAAGGCACGAGGTGGAGCCTCCGATACACTCGGCAGATTTCAGGCACAGATGCAGTCCAGCCACCCGCCATTCCTGGCTGCGAAGGCGCCCTCCTGGTCCGCTACCGACAAGGGTACGCTCGTCCGGGAGCTCAAGCGCCTGGTCAGCCGTGCTGGCCGAGACCCCTACAGCAAGCTGCTACGTACGGGGAGCGCGCACAGAGGGGTCGTCGCCAATGCAGACACCGAGGAAGAACGCGAGGCCATCGTATGGACCACCAACCTGTACCTCGGCCTGAACCGTGATCCGGAAGTCATCGCGGAAGCCAGATCGGCCCTGGAGCGTCTCGGGGCCGGAATGGGAACATCCGCAGCGGCATCCGGTTTGACCGATCTCCATCTGGAGTTCGAAAGAGCCTTTGCCGAGCTGGTGGGCAAGCCTGCCGCATGCCTGTTCCCCACAGGGTTCACCGCGAATGTCGGGGTCGTCGCGAGCCTCCTTGGCGAAAACGATGTCGTCGTGATGGATCAGCTCTGTCACGCTTCCATCGTCGACGGCGCTCGGCTCAGCGGTGCGACGATGAGAACGTTTCGACACAACGATCCATCCGACCTCGAATCCGTCCTCGCGTCCGTCGCGTCGCCCTACCGCACGGTCCTCGTCGTTCTCGAGAGCGTGTACAGCATGGGCGAGGGGGCAGCGCCGGTATCGGACATCGTGCTCACGGCGAAGAAATACGACGCGCTCGTCCTCGTGGACGAAGCACATTCCTTCGGCTTCTATGGCCCTCGAGGCGCCGGTCTTTGCGCTTCTCAGGGTGTCGCCGACAAAGTGGACTTCATCATGACGACGCTCAGCAAGTCGCTCGGGAGCCTCGGGGGTGTCGTCGCCGCCCGAGAGGAGCACATTGCCCTGCTGAAGTCGTCCGCCAGAGCCTATATCTTCCAGGCGGCAGTCAGCCCTGCTGACATCGCGGCAGCGCTCGCCGCCTTGCGCCGGCTGAGCGCGGACGACGCACTGCGAGAGCGCCTGTGGGGGACGACCGCCTACATGCGGAAGCGATTCTCCGAAGCTGGGTACGATCTCGGGACAGGAGATGGCCCCATCGTCACGCCGCATTTCGCCGATAAAGACAAGCTCTACGCGATTGTCCGTGGATTGTACGAGCGTGGCGTTCACACGTCGGCTGTGACGTACCCGATCGTGGAGAGCGGACGTGGTCGCCTGAGGTTCATCTGCTCGGCTTCTCACACACGAGAGGACGTCGACAGGACCCTCGAGGCCCTCATCGATGCGGAGCGCGAAGCCGAGGGGGAGCGACAGGCTCTGGAAGATCGCGCGTCCGGCGAGAGCGATGGGTCGAGCGACGCACATCCAGGGCGAGCCGACGTGGAGGCGTGGGCCAAAGCCTTTTCTGCCTACTTGAAGGAAGCGCTGGCCAGGGGCCCTGGCCCGACACCGGAGCTCGCCGTATCCGTCGGGCTTCCAGAGGGTGGAGCGCCGATCACGATTGTGATCCATGCGCGAGACGTCACGCTGCGAGATCACGAGACGACGGATATGCCGTTCTGCACATTGCTTCCCGTGGACAGCCGGGCGGTCACGAGCTTGTGCTCGTCCGATGTGCAGGGACTTCTTCAAGGCATTTGCAAGGGCGCATGCGTGTTGCACGGCCAGGTCGAGCCGTTCCTATGGCTCATTGCGCGAATGGTCGACTGGCAACGTGACGCCTCCCGAGGGAGGTGA
- a CDS encoding HAD-IA family hydrolase: MRRYTTVLFDLDGTLIDSIKLILDSYRHTFARHGLPAQADEHFLRGIGTPLAVQLAFWATESLGVEALIQTYRTYNLANHDTCVKAYPGAVECVRALVAAGIRLGVVTSKNRDGTLRGLAIAGLVDAFEVLVCSDDVTNGKPHREPVDRAVELLGARREETLFVGDSIHDMLSGRHAEVHTAAALWGPFKREELVPSEPTHWAKTPGDVVDIVLG; encoded by the coding sequence ATGCGCCGCTATACCACCGTCCTCTTCGATCTCGATGGCACGCTGATCGACTCGATCAAGCTGATCCTCGACAGCTACCGCCACACCTTCGCCAGGCACGGCCTGCCCGCGCAGGCGGACGAGCACTTCCTGCGCGGCATCGGCACGCCGCTCGCCGTGCAGCTCGCGTTCTGGGCGACCGAGTCGCTGGGCGTCGAGGCGCTGATCCAGACCTACCGCACCTACAATCTCGCGAACCACGACACGTGCGTGAAAGCCTATCCGGGCGCCGTGGAGTGCGTGCGCGCGCTCGTCGCGGCGGGGATCCGCCTCGGCGTGGTGACGAGCAAGAACCGCGACGGCACGCTCCGGGGCCTGGCCATCGCGGGGCTCGTGGACGCGTTCGAGGTGCTGGTCTGCTCGGACGACGTGACGAACGGCAAGCCGCACCGCGAGCCGGTGGATCGCGCGGTCGAGCTGCTCGGCGCGCGCCGCGAGGAGACGCTGTTCGTGGGTGACAGCATCCACGACATGCTCTCGGGTCGTCACGCGGAGGTGCACACGGCGGCCGCGCTGTGGGGGCCGTTCAAGCGGGAAGAGCTGGTGCCGTCGGAGCCCACGCACTGGGCGAAGACGCCGGGCGACGTGGTGGACATCGTCCTCGGGTGA
- a CDS encoding phytoene desaturase family protein: MGKPTLVIIGAGLSGLSAACHALKNGYDTLVLDHGELPGGVCTAWERNGYTFDGAIQWLLGDKPGSALHGLYEELGITSAVKFLPISTLKRFVDEASGAHLDLTADLARFAADVRALSPQDGPLVDEIVEGVQAFEGYERPVEKAPDLAGPFDMLQSLWHSRRQLRSFSRFGMPVSELADAAVHPLVKTFLTRTFVPEIPAYYLLVLLAQLADGQLAVPEGGSYRLSSAVAQRALDLGARFHFGADVEEILIDNGKAVGVRLADGFEYRADAVISTAPGHTTLFRMLGGQYSDREMRDRYLRWPIFPGIALVSFGLRTTFPDAPSLWTVRLEEPVVQGHYDVEHALIRTFGHDPTLAPPGCSSVQLMMEADYDFWTEMHHTQRRYSKAKSDLVQKALDIVDRHLPGARAHVEVADVATPYTFWRFARSYRGAYEGWLPTTEALKTKISKKLPGLDRFYMAGQWVEPGGGVPPALLSGRQAVELLCHDQGKPFV, encoded by the coding sequence ATGGGCAAGCCCACCCTCGTGATCATCGGCGCAGGTCTGTCGGGGCTCTCGGCAGCCTGCCACGCGCTCAAGAACGGCTACGACACCCTCGTCCTCGACCACGGCGAGCTGCCGGGAGGCGTCTGCACCGCCTGGGAGCGCAATGGATACACCTTCGACGGCGCCATTCAGTGGCTCCTCGGCGACAAGCCCGGCAGCGCGCTCCACGGGCTCTACGAAGAGCTCGGGATCACCAGCGCGGTGAAGTTCTTGCCCATTTCCACGCTCAAGCGATTCGTGGACGAGGCCTCGGGCGCGCACCTCGACCTCACGGCCGACCTCGCCCGCTTCGCCGCCGACGTGCGCGCTCTCTCGCCCCAGGATGGGCCGCTCGTCGACGAGATCGTGGAGGGCGTGCAGGCGTTCGAGGGCTACGAGCGGCCCGTCGAGAAGGCGCCCGATCTCGCGGGGCCCTTCGACATGCTCCAGTCGCTCTGGCACTCGCGCCGGCAGCTCCGCAGCTTCAGCCGCTTCGGCATGCCCGTCAGCGAGCTCGCCGATGCCGCCGTCCACCCGCTCGTGAAGACCTTCCTCACGCGCACGTTCGTCCCCGAGATCCCCGCGTACTACCTGCTCGTGCTGCTCGCGCAGCTCGCCGATGGCCAGCTCGCCGTGCCCGAAGGAGGCTCGTACCGGCTCTCGAGCGCGGTGGCCCAGCGCGCGCTCGATCTCGGGGCGAGGTTCCATTTCGGGGCCGACGTCGAGGAGATCCTGATCGACAACGGCAAGGCCGTGGGCGTGCGGCTCGCCGATGGATTCGAGTATCGCGCCGACGCGGTGATCTCGACGGCGCCAGGGCATACCACGCTCTTTCGCATGCTCGGCGGCCAGTACTCCGACCGCGAGATGCGCGACAGGTATCTGCGCTGGCCGATCTTCCCGGGCATCGCGCTCGTGAGCTTCGGCCTGCGCACGACGTTCCCCGACGCGCCGTCGCTGTGGACCGTGCGGCTCGAGGAGCCGGTGGTGCAGGGGCATTACGACGTCGAGCACGCCTTGATCCGCACCTTCGGGCACGACCCGACCCTGGCCCCGCCCGGATGCTCGAGCGTGCAGCTCATGATGGAGGCCGATTACGACTTCTGGACCGAGATGCACCACACCCAGCGCCGCTATTCGAAGGCGAAGAGCGATCTCGTGCAGAAGGCGCTCGACATCGTCGATCGGCACCTGCCCGGCGCGCGCGCGCACGTCGAGGTGGCGGACGTGGCGACGCCTTACACGTTCTGGCGCTTCGCCCGCAGCTATCGCGGCGCTTACGAGGGCTGGCTGCCCACGACCGAGGCGCTCAAGACGAAGATCTCGAAGAAGCTGCCCGGGCTCGATCGGTTTTACATGGCAGGACAATGGGTCGAGCCCGGCGGCGGGGTCCCGCCGGCCCTCCTGTCGGGCCGGCAGGCGGTGGAGCTTCTCTGTCACGACCAGGGCAAGCCGTTCGTGTGA